A window of Roseiflexus castenholzii DSM 13941 genomic DNA:
CAGCACCGGCACAAACGCCAACACGCCGCCGACGCCCGCCACAACGCCATCGACCATCAGCGACGCGACCCATCCGTCCTCCGCCCCGAACAGCGCCAGCAATGCCACGACCCACCGGCTGACCGGACCGCTCAACACACCATCGAGCCAGTCGACAAACGGCGCCGCGACATCCGTGGTCAGTTTGAACACTACCCACATGACCGCCAGAAAGATCGGAATCCCCAGCCAGCGATGCGTCACCACACGGTCGATGCGGTCGGAAAGGGTTACCGGCGCCGTAGATAGACGGCGCACTGCCTGTGTGGCAACCGTGTGAACGAAACGGTAGCGCTGATCGACGAGCGCAACATCCAGATCATCGCCGTAGACGGCGCGCAATCGTTCCAGGCTTTCATCGAGCGCCGCAACAGCGGCAGAACCGCCCAGGCTGCGGATGGCGTGCATTAACGCCTCATCGCCTTCGAGCGCCTGGATCGCCAGCCAGCGCGGTGGGTAGGCATCAGCCAGGCCGGGTAGACGCGCGAACAGGTCCGCCAGACGGTCCAGTTCCGTTTCGATTGGCGGCGGATAGCGGAACGGCGCCGACGCCTGATGGAAGGAGCGATCAAGCGTTGTCATCATGCCACCTTTCGTGCGATCCGACGAACATCAACCCCGGAGAGCAGCGTCGTCAGCGCCGCCTTCAGCGCCGCCAGCCCTTCTCCCTTGCTGGCAACGAGCGGCACAACCGGCGCCCCCAATCCTCTGGCGAGTGCATCGAGGTCGAGCGTCATACCGCGCGCTGCTGCCACATCCGTCATGTTCAACGCGACCAGAAGAGGCACACCGGTTTCAAGCAGTTGCACCGTCAGATACAGGTTGCGCTCCAGGTTTGCCGCGTCCACGACATTGATCACAAGATCGGGACGATCGCGCACGATGAAGTCGCGGGCGATCTGTTCCTCGAGCGAACGCGATGCCAGGCTGTACGCGCCGGGAAGATCGACAATCGTGACCACCCGACCGTCGAGGAGCAGTTGTCCCTCTTTCCGTTCAACAGTTTTGCCGGGCCAGTTGCCGACGTGCTGCCGCAGACCGGTCAGCGCATTGAAGATCGTGCTTTTGCCGACATTTGGATTACCGGCGAGCGCCACAATCGCCTCGCTCATCAGGAAGCCCCCTTTTCCAGCACAGCGACGAGCAATGCCTGCGCCAGGGGATAGCCGAGCGCCAGGCGTGTATCGCCAACGGCAACCATCAGCGCGCTGCCGCTATCGGCGACAACCGACAACTCGACGCCGGGAACGAAACCAAGTTCTGCCAGACGGTGCGCGGTGCGCTGGCTGCCGCTGATGCCGACCAGTCGCGCGCGCACTCCCTGACCAACGAACATCAGGGGAAGCGTATTATGTGAGTGCATTGATCGGCTCCACGTAAATACAACGCGCATCGCTCTTGCGCAACGAGAGGTGATACCCTTTGATGGTCAGTTCGAGCGGATCGCCGAGCGGCGCCAGCCTTGTTAACGTAACCGTTTCACCGTGAACAAACCCCATATCGAGCAACCGCCGCCGCAACGCGCGGTCGCCTCCTACCCGCACGATGACTGCGCTGCAACCACAGGAGAGTTGATCGAGGGTGACTGTAGTTTCATCCGACATATGGACATCCTTGACAAGCAATGTTCTGGTATTCCTCATGGAAATCGATCAAACAGTTATGGTGCGCCTTAACTTCCGTTATACAGACTCATGATCATGACAACAAGTGGCAAATGAACAACTGTGAGGAAAGAAAGAGTGACCGATGGCGGAAGGAGAGGGATGGAGGGAGGGACGGCAGAGACATCGCGCTGCACCGTCTCGAAATGGCGCAGGTGAGAGGAGGAAAGGCGGCGCGTGGCACATTGCGCCGTCCGTAGAAAAAGGCGCGAGGAACGTCACCAACCCTTGCGGTCTCCGCCGGACGCTCGTCCTCGCCGGCAACCTGTCCTGGCGACGAGGAACACACCCGCGCCGGAAACACGCACTGACTTCACGGGTTCTGGAGACGGGCGTTGCCGATCGAACACGGCATCTACCCCGCCATCTCCCGCAGCCGGGCGATAATGCCGGGCAGAACGTCAAGCACCACGTCCACATCTGCGTCGGTATTGTCACGTCCAAAGGTGAAGCGCACCGCGCCGGGGAGCGCCGACGCGACTTCCGCCGTCGTGTCCGATCCGGCTGCGCGAGCCAGCGCCAGCAGCACATGCGACGGCTCCAGTGAGCCGCTGGTGCAGGCAGACCCGCTCGATGCCGCGATGCCGTGCTGATCGAGCAGGAGCAGGATACTCTCGCCCTCCACTCCCTCGAACGACAGATTGGCATTGTTCGGTAGGCGGCGTGTCGGATGCCCGTTGAGGCGCGCGCCTGGAACCCGTTCCAGAACACCGTTCACCAATCGATCGCGCAGGCGTGCGCAGTGAGCGCTGTCGGCGGCGCGGCGCTCCTCAGCAAGACGCAACGCCGCTGCCATACCGACAATGCCGGGCACATTCTCGGTGCCTGCCCGCCGCCGTCGCTCCTGCCCGCCGCCGGTGATCTGCGGCAGCAGCGGCGTTCCCCGGCGGACGTACAGTGCACCGACCCCCTTGGGACCGTAGAACTTGTGTGCGGCAATCGTCATCAGATCGACATTGAGCGCGCGCACATCGAGCGGCAAGGCGCCAGGCGCCTGCACCGCATCGGTATGGAAAGGAACGCCGCGCTCGCGGCAAATCGCGCCCAGTTCAGCAATCGGCTGAATCGTGCCGATCTCGTTATTGGCATACATAACCGACACCAGCACCGTATCCGGGCGTAGCGCCGCGCGCAGATCGTCGGGCTGCACCAGACCGCTGCTATCAACCGGCAAAATGGTCGCCTCAAACCCAAACGCCTGCAAGTGTTCGACCGTATGGAGCACCGCATGATGCTCAATCGCACTGGTAATGAGATGCGCGCCGCGCCCCGCCTGACGCTGCGCCAGCGCGACGCCGCGGATCGCCAGGTTGTCGCTCTCGGAACCACTGCCGGTAAAGATAATTTCACGCGGCGATGCACCCAGGATTGCCGCCACTTGATCGCGCGCTTCATCGAGCGCGTGCAACGCAGCGCGCCCGACGCGGTAGATGCTCGAAGGATTGCCAAAATGCGTGGTGAAGTACGGGAGCATCACCGCAAGCGCCGCCGGATCGACCGGCGTCGTCGCTGCGTGGTCGAGATAGATCAATCGTTCAGTCACGCACTCCTCGCTCTTTCCAGGGCGTTTC
This region includes:
- a CDS encoding FeoB small GTPase domain-containing protein, translated to MSEAIVALAGNPNVGKSTIFNALTGLRQHVGNWPGKTVERKEGQLLLDGRVVTIVDLPGAYSLASRSLEEQIARDFIVRDRPDLVINVVDAANLERNLYLTVQLLETGVPLLVALNMTDVAAARGMTLDLDALARGLGAPVVPLVASKGEGLAALKAALTTLLSGVDVRRIARKVA
- a CDS encoding FeoA family protein codes for the protein MHSHNTLPLMFVGQGVRARLVGISGSQRTAHRLAELGFVPGVELSVVADSGSALMVAVGDTRLALGYPLAQALLVAVLEKGAS
- a CDS encoding FeoA family protein translates to MSDETTVTLDQLSCGCSAVIVRVGGDRALRRRLLDMGFVHGETVTLTRLAPLGDPLELTIKGYHLSLRKSDARCIYVEPINALT
- a CDS encoding cysteine desulfurase family protein, which codes for MTERLIYLDHAATTPVDPAALAVMLPYFTTHFGNPSSIYRVGRAALHALDEARDQVAAILGASPREIIFTGSGSESDNLAIRGVALAQRQAGRGAHLITSAIEHHAVLHTVEHLQAFGFEATILPVDSSGLVQPDDLRAALRPDTVLVSVMYANNEIGTIQPIAELGAICRERGVPFHTDAVQAPGALPLDVRALNVDLMTIAAHKFYGPKGVGALYVRRGTPLLPQITGGGQERRRRAGTENVPGIVGMAAALRLAEERRAADSAHCARLRDRLVNGVLERVPGARLNGHPTRRLPNNANLSFEGVEGESILLLLDQHGIAASSGSACTSGSLEPSHVLLALARAAGSDTTAEVASALPGAVRFTFGRDNTDADVDVVLDVLPGIIARLREMAG